Proteins from a genomic interval of Clostridium sp. 'deep sea':
- a CDS encoding helix-turn-helix transcriptional regulator: MNKIDKQLKKGVLDILILSLLSKNESLYGYKIIKILTAKSNEFFSLKEGSLYPVLYRLEDKGLIENEIIYQQTKRSVPRKYYSITKLGLETYQEYLRSWQDFVFATNQVLEG; the protein is encoded by the coding sequence GTGAATAAAATAGATAAACAGCTAAAAAAGGGTGTACTGGATATACTCATATTATCTTTACTTAGTAAAAATGAAAGTCTCTATGGCTACAAAATAATAAAAATACTAACTGCCAAAAGTAATGAATTTTTTAGCTTAAAAGAGGGGTCATTGTATCCAGTTTTATATAGGTTAGAGGACAAAGGTTTAATTGAAAATGAAATAATATATCAGCAAACTAAACGCTCTGTTCCTCGTAAGTATTATTCAATTACTAAGTTAGGCCTAGAAACCTATCAAGAATATTTAAGGTCTTGGCAGGACTTTGTTTTTGCAACAAATCAAGTGTTAGAGGGGTAG
- a CDS encoding HAMP domain-containing sensor histidine kinase translates to MLAKKIFYNPLLKTIAFILVIVLLTSSIINTIQVVKDIGYPEALINKNLLETSQFKSEVMSKIHHIVYPLKKYRSEEYIKQGNTLPDIFEYNTETRDLFDKYKDELSKSDSDKYSNSSQSELKQLFIKERATEIEEAQKELIAEHLEYFNNALVEVKELENINFYMLYNGIEYTNNAKLSISSLKTKPIYFYYENNDSYSNISISRYTVYQYRYLSDFNRKDKLYVSFDENYLRAYTNDWDNDRGATTGLYRNIAWKMAIFLVLLIYLFIVSGKRFYDDKIHLNLYDKIFFELHCIVITLVFAGICNEACYLNLGSKTEYVLMFSYLAGLITLVLGLSLAVAKHIKNKSFLNFLGVYFITSKAIELIKMILNSFPIAFKMLPTPNNANNLKNIVNGIKQVKDGELDYVIKTRGNGVYAEIANDINNISQGLKTAINSELKSERLKTELITNVSHDIRTPLTSIITYIDLLKKEGLNSENFEKYLEVLESKSLRLKNLTDDLFEASKASTGNIPVELETIDIISLVKQGMGELEDKINDSGLDFRLNYKKDKILVSADGRLLWRVIENLMSNTFKYAMPNSRVYIDIKENSQTVELIIKNVSKYELNLDANELVQRFTRGEESRTSEGSGLGLNIAKSLIELQHGKFNIVIDGDLFKVKLIILKSFEPLKVEEIAKDTDINEE, encoded by the coding sequence ATGCTTGCTAAAAAAATTTTTTACAACCCTTTATTAAAAACAATTGCCTTTATTCTTGTTATTGTTTTATTAACAAGCAGTATTATAAATACAATACAAGTTGTAAAAGATATAGGTTACCCGGAGGCACTGATTAATAAAAACTTACTAGAGACTTCTCAGTTTAAGTCTGAAGTAATGTCAAAAATACACCATATAGTATACCCCTTAAAAAAATATAGAAGTGAAGAATATATAAAGCAGGGTAATACACTACCAGATATATTTGAATATAATACTGAGACCCGAGATTTATTTGATAAATATAAAGATGAATTATCTAAGTCTGATTCAGATAAATACTCAAATTCAAGTCAATCTGAATTAAAGCAGTTATTTATTAAAGAACGAGCTACTGAAATAGAAGAAGCCCAAAAAGAATTAATTGCTGAGCACTTAGAATATTTTAATAACGCCCTTGTTGAGGTGAAGGAGCTTGAAAATATAAACTTTTATATGTTATATAATGGTATAGAGTACACAAATAATGCAAAGCTATCTATATCAAGCTTAAAAACGAAGCCAATTTATTTTTACTATGAAAATAATGACTCATATTCAAATATAAGTATAAGTAGATATACAGTATATCAATATAGATATCTCTCCGACTTTAACCGTAAAGATAAACTTTACGTTAGCTTTGATGAAAATTATCTACGAGCTTATACTAATGATTGGGATAATGATAGAGGGGCTACCACAGGTTTATATAGAAATATTGCTTGGAAAATGGCAATTTTTTTAGTACTGTTAATTTATTTGTTTATTGTAAGTGGTAAACGTTTTTATGATGATAAAATACATTTAAACTTGTATGATAAAATTTTCTTTGAACTACATTGTATTGTTATAACATTAGTTTTTGCAGGAATATGTAATGAGGCATGTTATTTAAACTTAGGCTCCAAAACAGAGTATGTTCTTATGTTTTCGTATTTAGCTGGCTTAATTACCCTAGTTCTAGGTTTATCATTGGCTGTAGCAAAACATATTAAGAATAAATCCTTTTTAAACTTTTTAGGTGTTTACTTTATAACCTCAAAAGCAATAGAGTTAATAAAAATGATACTAAATAGTTTTCCAATAGCATTTAAAATGTTACCAACCCCCAATAATGCTAATAATCTAAAGAATATTGTCAATGGAATAAAGCAGGTTAAAGATGGTGAACTCGATTATGTTATAAAGACAAGAGGTAATGGCGTTTATGCTGAAATTGCTAATGATATTAACAATATTAGCCAAGGACTTAAAACTGCCATTAATAGTGAGTTAAAAAGTGAACGCCTAAAAACTGAGTTAATAACTAATGTTTCTCATGATATTAGAACACCACTTACCTCAATTATTACGTATATTGATTTGCTAAAAAAAGAGGGTCTTAATTCAGAAAACTTTGAAAAATATCTTGAGGTTTTAGAGAGCAAATCTTTACGCTTAAAGAATCTTACCGATGATTTATTTGAGGCCTCTAAAGCCTCGACAGGTAATATTCCAGTTGAGCTAGAAACTATTGATATTATTTCATTGGTGAAACAAGGTATGGGTGAGCTAGAGGATAAAATTAATGACTCAGGCTTAGACTTTAGGTTGAATTATAAAAAAGATAAAATACTGGTGAGTGCCGATGGTAGATTGCTTTGGAGAGTAATTGAAAACTTAATGTCTAATACTTTTAAGTATGCTATGCCAAACTCACGGGTTTATATAGATATAAAAGAAAATAGTCAAACTGTTGAGTTAATAATTAAAAATGTTTCTAAATACGAGCTTAATTTAGATGCTAACGAATTAGTGCAACGCTTTACAAGAGGAGAAGAATCAAGAACAAGTGAAGGCAGTGGCTTAGGCCTAAACATAGCTAAAAGCCTGATAGAATTACAACATGGTAAGTTTAATATTGTGATAGATGGTGATTTATTTAAGGTTAAGTTAATTATCTTAAAGTCATTTGAGCCCCTAAAAGTTGAAGAGATAGCCAAAGATACAGATATTAATGAAGAATAA
- a CDS encoding permease has translation MNGSILYGIAVILLIISLVKSREKTKKALVKAGKSALKLAPTLIPMMIMMGAILAIVNAQFISRVFGSGSGVYGVILGLILGAVAFVPSFVAFPLGANLLQYGAGYPQVAGFISTLMAVGVISFGVESKYFGVRTSIIRNLLGLFASIVFVILVWGLM, from the coding sequence ATGAATGGCTCAATTCTGTATGGCATAGCAGTCATATTGCTAATAATATCTTTGGTAAAAAGCCGTGAAAAAACCAAAAAAGCTTTAGTTAAAGCAGGCAAATCTGCCTTAAAGTTAGCACCAACCTTAATACCAATGATGATTATGATGGGTGCAATATTAGCTATTGTTAATGCCCAATTTATTTCAAGAGTTTTCGGAAGTGGGTCAGGGGTTTATGGCGTAATATTAGGTTTAATATTAGGGGCTGTTGCTTTTGTACCGAGTTTTGTTGCGTTTCCTTTGGGTGCCAATTTACTGCAGTATGGTGCAGGATACCCACAAGTTGCAGGCTTTATCTCTACCCTAATGGCTGTAGGAGTTATTAGTTTTGGAGTAGAGAGTAAGTATTTTGGGGTTCGGACTTCAATTATTCGTAACTTACTTGGTTTATTTGCTTCAATAGTATTTGTAATTTTAGTATGGGGGTTAATGTAA
- a CDS encoding PadR family transcriptional regulator, with the protein MKKHKRGRHAPAFVLLILAKKPAYGLEILNKLNNICTENTIDSAAIYRALKALENDKRLTSQWIESESGAPKKVYSITALGIELLAEYKEDIVACINNLNSFICLYDELKLN; encoded by the coding sequence ATGAAAAAACATAAAAGAGGTAGGCATGCTCCTGCATTTGTATTATTAATACTGGCTAAAAAGCCTGCCTATGGCTTAGAAATTCTAAATAAGCTAAATAATATATGTACTGAAAATACTATAGATAGTGCTGCAATTTATAGAGCTTTAAAGGCCTTAGAAAACGATAAAAGACTTACTTCGCAATGGATAGAGAGTGAAAGTGGTGCCCCAAAAAAAGTATATAGTATAACTGCTTTAGGTATAGAACTTTTAGCGGAGTATAAAGAAGATATTGTGGCTTGTATAAATAATTTAAATAGTTTTATTTGTTTGTATGATGAACTTAAATTAAATTAA
- a CDS encoding DMT family transporter — protein MARKKALIMLIIAAVLWSTGGILIKNINQNAFVIAGTRSGIAACVIFIYLHKQKIKTYPTKNNLVGALLYMLMVVLYVIANKLTSAANAILLQFSAPIWVAILAKYFLNEDIKKQDLVAIILVISGLTIFFIENLSFTQVLGNSLAVLSGVALASVVICFKLTGSDSAITTTFLGNSLTFITCFIFVIKANFSYGDIINLMVLGIFQLGISYVVYSIAVQHVTAVEAILITVIEPILNPIWVFIFSGEKLTLNALMGGTIVVLTIVVRAIYNTKKSNLINNNTYN, from the coding sequence GTGGCTAGAAAAAAAGCTTTAATAATGCTTATTATCGCTGCTGTATTATGGAGTACAGGTGGTATTTTAATTAAAAACATAAATCAAAATGCCTTTGTAATAGCGGGAACCCGTAGTGGTATAGCCGCATGTGTAATTTTTATTTATTTGCATAAACAAAAAATAAAGACCTACCCTACTAAAAATAATTTAGTAGGAGCATTGTTGTATATGTTAATGGTTGTTTTATATGTAATTGCCAATAAACTAACCTCTGCTGCTAATGCTATATTATTGCAATTTTCTGCACCTATTTGGGTTGCTATTTTAGCTAAGTATTTTCTAAATGAAGATATTAAAAAACAAGATTTAGTAGCTATTATTTTAGTAATAAGTGGCTTAACCATTTTCTTTATTGAGAATTTATCATTTACTCAAGTTTTAGGTAATAGCCTAGCTGTTTTAAGTGGAGTAGCACTGGCTAGTGTGGTAATATGCTTTAAACTCACAGGAAGTGACTCTGCAATTACTACTACTTTTTTAGGCAACAGTTTAACCTTTATAACTTGTTTTATATTTGTTATAAAAGCAAACTTTAGTTATGGTGATATTATTAATTTAATGGTGTTAGGTATTTTTCAGTTAGGTATCTCTTATGTAGTTTACAGCATTGCGGTTCAACATGTAACAGCAGTAGAGGCCATTTTAATAACTGTGATTGAGCCTATTCTTAATCCTATTTGGGTATTTATTTTTTCTGGTGAAAAACTTACCTTAAATGCCCTTATGGGTGGAACCATTGTGGTACTTACTATCGTTGTAAGAGCAATATACAATACAAAAAAATCTAATTTAATAAACAATAACACATATAATTAA
- a CDS encoding aminotransferase class III-fold pyridoxal phosphate-dependent enzyme gives MNNKQHILKCHGILDIDIIEATQAVLTTSNNKKIIDFEAGIWCTALGHNNEAINSVIADQITKVSHLNTRLVSPWAEKLANLLTEITGLNHGKATFLSSGSEAVEMAITLAKLVTNKSKLLSFNNSYLSAYSHMSMPRSQKIFTEIDFRHCNSCNKHYKCLNCPVVKNIDFSKIAAFVFEPGNTSGKVILPNNKLVEFLVHQVQNNGGLLVINEVTTGFGRTGMWFGYNHYNIKPNIIAMGKALGNGYPISAVVMDKNTAFEVENKKFTYAQSHQNDPLGCRIACQVISQFKKQELLKKSQELSQFFIKSLQTINSKQIRGVRGRGLMLALELNKENLASLMYKELLKRGFLVGYHPTENILRFYPTLLITKQQILALCDEIATILTGV, from the coding sequence ATGAATAACAAACAACATATTTTAAAATGCCACGGAATATTAGATATTGATATTATTGAGGCCACCCAAGCAGTATTAACAACTAGTAACAATAAAAAAATTATAGACTTTGAAGCTGGAATTTGGTGTACTGCTTTAGGTCATAATAATGAGGCAATTAACTCAGTTATTGCAGATCAAATAACAAAGGTAAGTCATTTAAACACTCGTCTTGTAAGTCCTTGGGCTGAAAAACTGGCTAATTTGTTAACTGAAATTACTGGTCTTAACCATGGTAAAGCCACTTTTTTAAGCTCGGGTAGTGAGGCAGTAGAAATGGCGATTACACTGGCTAAATTAGTTACTAACAAGTCAAAGCTATTAAGCTTTAATAATTCTTATTTATCAGCATATAGTCATATGAGTATGCCTAGATCTCAAAAAATATTTACCGAAATAGATTTTAGACACTGTAATAGCTGTAACAAACACTATAAATGTCTTAATTGCCCTGTAGTAAAGAACATAGATTTTAGTAAAATTGCTGCCTTTGTATTCGAGCCAGGTAATACCTCAGGAAAAGTGATTTTACCAAACAACAAGCTTGTAGAATTTTTAGTACATCAAGTTCAAAATAACGGAGGTTTACTTGTTATAAATGAAGTAACTACTGGCTTTGGAAGAACTGGCATGTGGTTTGGTTACAATCACTACAACATAAAACCTAATATTATTGCAATGGGCAAAGCTTTAGGTAATGGCTACCCCATAAGTGCCGTAGTTATGGACAAAAACACTGCTTTTGAGGTAGAAAATAAAAAATTTACCTATGCTCAATCACACCAAAATGACCCTTTAGGTTGTAGAATTGCTTGCCAAGTGATTAGTCAGTTTAAAAAGCAAGAGCTATTAAAAAAATCTCAAGAGCTAAGTCAGTTTTTTATAAAAAGTCTACAAACTATTAATAGTAAACAAATTAGGGGTGTAAGAGGAAGGGGATTAATGTTAGCCTTAGAGTTAAATAAAGAAAATTTAGCCAGCTTAATGTATAAAGAGTTACTTAAAAGAGGCTTTTTAGTTGGCTACCACCCCACTGAGAATATTTTGAGGTTTTATCCTACTCTATTAATTACTAAACAACAAATATTGGCTTTATGTGATGAAATAGCTACCATTTTAACAGGGGTATAA
- a CDS encoding flavodoxin family protein — translation MKVSILFASLRNNSNTKLLLQPFITELQNNNVEVDFLTIKDMHIEPCTACWRCQDIFDKPGCPKKDDMHLIYSSVLESDCIVFASPIYSWYCTPPLKAVMDRLVYGMNKYYGEEPGPCLWKNKKLALVTTCGYEIEEGAGVFEEGVKRYAKHSNLHYLGMLAVQDLDSKTTFTNDKAVALAKNYAYKVIESLK, via the coding sequence ATGAAAGTAAGTATTTTATTTGCTAGTTTACGCAATAACAGTAACACAAAATTATTATTACAACCATTTATAACAGAGTTGCAAAATAACAATGTAGAGGTAGATTTTTTAACCATAAAGGATATGCACATCGAGCCATGTACTGCATGTTGGCGATGTCAGGATATCTTTGACAAACCTGGCTGTCCTAAAAAAGATGATATGCATCTTATTTATAGCTCTGTATTAGAGTCTGACTGCATTGTGTTTGCTTCACCTATTTACTCATGGTACTGTACCCCACCACTTAAAGCAGTTATGGATAGGTTGGTATATGGTATGAATAAATACTATGGCGAAGAGCCAGGACCTTGTTTATGGAAAAACAAAAAGTTGGCTTTGGTAACAACCTGTGGTTATGAAATAGAAGAGGGAGCAGGGGTATTCGAAGAGGGAGTAAAACGCTACGCTAAACACTCTAATTTGCACTACTTAGGAATGTTAGCAGTGCAAGACTTAGATAGTAAAACAACTTTTACAAATGATAAAGCAGTTGCATTGGCAAAAAACTATGCCTATAAAGTAATTGAATCGCTAAAATAA
- a CDS encoding S41 family peptidase codes for MLKIKKCKWQIIGLSIVIFLFTISYFLITLKGFNFYGIYDKHLATYDEFKSDSERYAADLEFLYQEIKNNYVNLKYKEELFNFSWQQLYEEAINELKNIKTEADFYELACQMLYKLRDGHSSFNVLVEYPYNFNYSITSLFKVRYIENRPIIVAASPHYTLSSNSVLGKEIISIDGINFNKIVDNINEKYGRFEDKTLGRSDIAVLGTFWRYFYEDNYKLPKTLNIELREFNGSKSIWQLDTTKQYNKVPLNNIQGVNFGVFKSQLPSYRKINQDIAYIKIPTFISERRFIRRRFEDIVKELKKDKIKAVVIDIRHNRGGNSSFRDVLSFLVTETIDIAYYRLRKSERFLDMYYFREIYENMRSRTVKVFAEKGYSKWWAWSVKPNDEQYLTSIPVALLVNERIFSSASFFAKACLDYDLATVIGNTIPLSGYGLPTSIALPSGKYAVTYGFFETRDINYKHLENTYSSIDLYVNLKLSDVLQEKDSQLEAAICFLNEKIK; via the coding sequence TTGCTTAAAATAAAGAAATGTAAATGGCAGATAATTGGGTTATCTATAGTTATATTTTTATTTACGATTAGTTATTTTTTAATAACCTTAAAAGGGTTTAATTTTTATGGAATATACGATAAACATTTGGCTACTTATGATGAGTTTAAAAGCGATAGTGAAAGATATGCTGCAGACTTAGAGTTTTTATATCAGGAAATTAAAAATAACTATGTTAACCTTAAATATAAAGAAGAACTATTTAATTTTAGCTGGCAGCAATTGTATGAAGAGGCTATTAATGAATTAAAAAATATAAAAACAGAAGCAGATTTTTATGAGTTAGCTTGCCAAATGTTATATAAACTACGTGATGGTCACTCTTCTTTTAACGTTTTAGTAGAATATCCTTATAACTTTAATTACTCAATCACTAGTTTATTTAAAGTAAGATACATAGAAAATAGACCGATTATAGTTGCGGCCTCACCTCACTATACCTTAAGTAGCAATAGTGTATTGGGTAAAGAAATAATCTCTATCGATGGTATCAACTTTAATAAAATTGTAGATAACATAAACGAAAAGTATGGTAGATTTGAGGATAAAACATTGGGTCGATCTGATATCGCAGTATTGGGGACTTTTTGGCGGTATTTTTATGAAGATAATTACAAATTACCAAAGACATTAAATATTGAACTAAGAGAATTTAATGGTAGTAAAAGCATATGGCAATTAGACACAACTAAACAATATAATAAGGTACCTCTTAATAATATTCAAGGTGTTAATTTTGGAGTATTTAAATCTCAACTACCCTCCTATAGAAAAATTAATCAAGACATAGCCTATATAAAAATCCCAACCTTCATAAGTGAAAGAAGATTTATCCGAAGAAGATTCGAAGACATAGTTAAAGAGCTTAAAAAAGATAAGATAAAAGCTGTTGTAATAGATATAAGGCATAATAGGGGAGGTAACAGCAGTTTTAGAGATGTACTAAGCTTTTTAGTAACCGAAACTATTGATATTGCTTACTACCGATTGCGAAAATCTGAGCGATTTTTAGATATGTATTATTTTAGAGAAATATATGAAAATATGCGAAGTAGAACAGTTAAAGTTTTTGCTGAAAAAGGTTATAGCAAATGGTGGGCGTGGTCAGTTAAACCCAATGATGAGCAGTATTTAACTTCAATACCTGTTGCACTTTTGGTTAATGAACGTATTTTTAGTTCTGCTTCATTTTTTGCAAAAGCTTGTTTAGATTACGATTTAGCTACAGTTATAGGTAATACAATACCCTTGTCGGGATATGGCTTGCCAACCTCCATAGCTTTACCTAGTGGTAAATATGCGGTAACCTATGGTTTTTTTGAAACTAGAGATATAAATTATAAACATTTAGAGAACACCTATAGCTCTATAGATCTTTATGTAAACTTAAAACTAAGCGATGTTTTACAAGAAAAAGATAGCCAACTAGAGGCTGCAATATGTTTTCTTAATGAAAAAATTAAGTAA
- a CDS encoding permease, producing the protein MKILKKYKWTLLTSLVILVMYLVNQQKGLMAFNLSISNVKTVLTLLPPIFVIIGLIDVWVPRETMIKYMGDKSGLFGGIIAVFMGAIGAGPLYVAFPVAALLLKKGARLSYVFLFVSTWSSMKLPIIMYEWASLGGRFTIIHILSSLTVYVTGSLLMERLLCNKTKTEIYAKIEAA; encoded by the coding sequence ATGAAAATTCTTAAAAAATACAAATGGACTCTTCTAACATCTTTAGTTATTTTAGTTATGTATTTAGTTAATCAACAAAAAGGCCTAATGGCTTTTAACTTATCTATTAGTAATGTTAAAACTGTATTAACTTTATTGCCTCCTATTTTTGTGATTATCGGTTTAATAGACGTTTGGGTGCCCCGTGAAACTATGATTAAATACATGGGTGACAAGTCTGGTTTATTCGGAGGAATTATAGCTGTTTTTATGGGAGCCATAGGGGCTGGACCTCTTTATGTAGCTTTTCCAGTAGCAGCTTTATTACTTAAAAAAGGTGCTCGCTTATCTTATGTATTTTTATTTGTCAGTACTTGGTCGAGTATGAAGTTACCAATAATTATGTATGAATGGGCTTCTTTGGGAGGTAGATTTACTATTATTCATATACTAAGTAGTTTAACAGTGTATGTAACAGGTAGTTTGTTAATGGAACGTTTATTATGTAATAAAACAAAGACTGAAATATATGCTAAAATAGAAGCAGCTTAA
- a CDS encoding response regulator transcription factor, whose translation MNILVCDDDKEIVEAISIYLKNDGYNVIKTYNGYEAIKALETEDIQLIIMDIMMPKLDGIQATTRIRETKNVPIIMVSAKAEDIDKIMGLNMGADDYITKPFNPLELLARVKSQLRRYTNLGAMTPNTNKFINGGLIIDDNSKQVTLDGDEIKLTPIEYNILKLLVKNAGRVYSIDQIYENVWNEPALNPENTVAVHIRRIRQKIEINSKNPKYLKVVWGVGYKVEKY comes from the coding sequence ATGAATATTTTGGTATGCGATGACGATAAGGAAATTGTTGAGGCAATATCAATTTATCTTAAAAATGATGGTTACAACGTAATTAAAACCTACAATGGTTATGAAGCGATAAAGGCTCTGGAAACAGAAGATATTCAATTAATTATTATGGATATAATGATGCCAAAACTAGATGGTATTCAAGCCACCACTAGAATTCGTGAAACAAAAAATGTTCCTATTATAATGGTATCTGCCAAAGCTGAAGATATTGATAAAATCATGGGATTAAATATGGGGGCTGATGATTATATAACTAAACCCTTTAATCCCTTAGAGCTCCTGGCCAGAGTTAAATCTCAGCTTAGACGCTATACTAATCTTGGTGCAATGACTCCTAATACTAATAAGTTTATTAATGGAGGCTTAATTATTGATGATAATAGCAAACAAGTTACTCTTGACGGTGATGAAATTAAGTTAACTCCTATAGAGTACAATATTTTAAAGCTATTAGTGAAAAATGCTGGAAGAGTGTATTCAATAGACCAAATCTATGAAAATGTTTGGAATGAACCAGCTCTTAATCCCGAAAACACAGTAGCAGTGCATATTAGAAGAATTCGTCAAAAAATTGAGATTAACTCTAAAAACCCTAAATATCTTAAGGTGGTTTGGGGTGTTGGTTACAAAGTTGAAAAGTATTAA
- a CDS encoding ABC transporter permease subunit yields MNNQFKSELKMNYKKVLFTVLILGSMIFFSMTFFPTIAENMDMLEGFMQNEFMKNMMTAFGMNANAFGSLMGFYAAYSSMWIVLVGSIFFSYFAAELIAKEEKQGSIEYLLSRPTTRSRIYASKYLVLLVLILVFSVVLATVGYVSLEVQKKAAPYQLNISKHTTEIETNILKNSQTVSNWLSFIEQDFNGFAYDMLLTEYKSNEQEIKESGIKKQDIDEMLKQLLDSPESIFIAIKQNPTKFKKMFGITDLSDEEFLASVSESETEFIAFKSQFLASKNLVKDFYAISPSFFLNKINNENKVDELNKLLNGTILKQGLFTKYNLNSFIVLNIYMLLLIIVLASLSFAFSAIVKGSFNSSQVAMVIILVMYFMDSFGGISSKTKILTQITPFGYINSNVTEVGYALQSSNVAVLISIAVLSYIVGLIKYNKKDFS; encoded by the coding sequence ATGAATAATCAGTTTAAATCAGAGCTTAAAATGAATTACAAAAAAGTACTCTTTACCGTTTTAATTTTAGGTAGTATGATTTTTTTTAGTATGACATTTTTTCCTACTATTGCAGAAAACATGGATATGTTAGAGGGTTTTATGCAAAATGAGTTTATGAAAAATATGATGACTGCATTTGGCATGAATGCTAATGCCTTTGGCTCTTTAATGGGCTTTTATGCTGCATATTCCTCTATGTGGATTGTATTAGTAGGCTCTATATTCTTTAGCTATTTTGCTGCCGAGCTAATTGCCAAAGAAGAAAAACAAGGCTCTATAGAGTACCTCTTATCACGACCAACAACTAGGTCAAGAATATATGCAAGCAAGTATCTGGTATTATTAGTTTTAATTTTAGTGTTTTCGGTAGTATTAGCTACAGTTGGCTATGTTTCATTAGAGGTTCAAAAAAAGGCGGCTCCTTATCAACTAAACATAAGTAAACATACAACAGAAATAGAAACTAACATACTAAAAAACTCTCAAACTGTTTCTAACTGGCTAAGTTTTATAGAGCAAGACTTTAACGGCTTTGCTTATGACATGTTATTAACAGAGTATAAAAGTAACGAGCAAGAAATAAAAGAGAGTGGTATAAAAAAGCAAGACATAGATGAAATGCTTAAGCAATTGTTAGATTCACCCGAGAGCATTTTTATAGCTATTAAGCAAAACCCTACCAAATTTAAAAAAATGTTTGGGATAACTGATCTTAGTGATGAAGAGTTTTTAGCTTCTGTAAGTGAAAGTGAAACAGAGTTTATAGCTTTTAAAAGTCAATTTTTAGCCTCTAAAAATCTAGTAAAAGACTTTTATGCTATATCACCAAGCTTCTTTTTAAATAAAATAAATAATGAAAACAAAGTAGATGAACTTAATAAGCTACTAAATGGTACAATACTTAAACAAGGGTTATTTACTAAGTACAATCTTAATAGTTTTATTGTGTTAAATATTTATATGTTGTTACTAATAATAGTGTTAGCCAGTTTGAGTTTTGCATTTTCAGCAATAGTTAAAGGCTCTTTTAACAGCTCACAAGTAGCTATGGTTATTATATTAGTTATGTATTTCATGGATTCATTTGGAGGTATTTCTTCAAAAACTAAAATACTAACACAAATAACCCCTTTTGGTTACATTAATAGCAATGTAACAGAGGTTGGCTATGCTTTACAGTCTTCAAATGTTGCTGTGTTAATATCAATAGCTGTATTATCATATATTGTAGGATTAATTAAATATAACAAAAAAGATTTTAGTTAA